In Oryza sativa Japonica Group chromosome 2, ASM3414082v1, the following are encoded in one genomic region:
- the LOC107277741 gene encoding uncharacterized protein isoform X2 gives MDGPSGATDTANAAGGDATLAVPPPPPLLTGTAVPPPPPAAAQPQPQQATVAEGDPPPPATGSAEEVAGNGEPPQPPATDPASEPTAPPEPQRATEEKKGDEPPPPASTGVKEEVAGHGQPLPPPTSTPASEPPAPPEPKQQQQQQQAGDAAKQAAPSADDEDGGKKRHSRWNFLRNLFRRHKGSLRDAVKAAALTKPRKEEEEKSKKTAGPDEASKLPPPPAPPPAPDDDAASRSRSTRRRLVKVLRAVQFITRLKNWRNRPPEDGKAKEEQKPSPETKDKKPPETTGKDKKPADPELGQAKEKTPAPQQEEEKKEKEEETPEAKAQRLEEEKSRRRWKERGEALLQEILEAAFEALLAGEFNKLKDQWRQCLLTFSFFPVNHKVKKQAVTYWWAAQFGLPHRRAPSAAEPRGSEEIFAEFCASGFLEPITSRCSGASHGCRVNPLVHWMVKRTARGEFAGLDQHGHPTVDPGESRVLCLTASHRELLQRLGRADESPSAPPSPTRKLSKVKTPSQQDRQQKEAKEDRQQKEPNPTGTPSKIAVSKLEGETTQKKPNPTGTPSEMAVSRLEGETKQKKPNPIGMPSKMAVSKFEGEMKEQQNENDKINLKLELQKFQNIHVILNINAHVYRLPYCLLSFLGDRLVVLQLGRWWNSDNSTYLEVEGLEKLNAIGNLKKLRYLGIRGLSKLTELPKNVNKLQQLEVLDVRGCQNLTHVMSSTVRNLRQLTHLDLTECYMLEHIGWEITSLSELQVFKGFVFGIDAPRRYVFQCRDRHACHLQDLKAMKNLQKLSINVTTDANVDKNDMGQLKHLESLQSLTITWGELPSILTSAERENEKKQLLERWTSLVLPLSLVKLDVRCYPSEEIPFEWFEPKGAIKPKNLKKLYVRGGAVKKLNLPKDNNIKTLRLRYLKEFKMKWEEILGMMNNLHYVEVVYKDPKVMKSEKIKHQTDNVELQPHIIKEKEKKVKEEEEKCMAEIKKNMRIPDSTLDEHGVWKKDQKEADQKKAKEEEEKHMAEIKKNMGIPDSTLDEHRVSKNDQKEVDQNKKGKGCEGDGDGSKEQKEKTSRRS, from the exons ATGGACGGGCCCAGCGGCGCAACCGACACGGCCaacgcggccggcggcgacgcaaCGCTGGCTgttcctccgccaccgccgctgctgacCGGAACGGCCgttccgccgcccccgccggcaGCTGCCCAGCCGCAACCACAGCAAGCAACGGTGGCGGAGGgtgacccgccgccgccagcaacCGGTAGTGCAGAGGAGGTGGCCGGCAACGGCGAGCCTCCTCAACCGCCCGCCACTGATCCGGCGAGCGAACCCACTGCGCCGCCGGAACCACAGCGAGCAACAGAGGAGAAGAAGGGTGAcgagccaccaccaccggcatCAACCGGAGTGAAAGAGGAGGTGGCCGGCCATGGCCAGCCTCTTCCACCGCCCACCAGTACTCCGGCGAGCGAGCCCCCTGCGCCGCCGGAAccaaaacagcagcagcagcagcagcaagcaggcgacgcggcgaagcAGGCGGCGCCGTctgccgacgacgaggacggagGTAAAAAGAGGCACAGCCGTTGGAACTTCCTCCGCAACCTCTTCCGCCGCCACAAGGGCTCACTGCGCGACGCCGTGAAGGCCGCCGCTCTCACGAAGCcgcggaaggaggaggaggagaagagcaaGAAGACCGCCGGGCCCGATGAAGCCAgcaagctgccgccgccgccggctccacctCCCGCTCCCGACGATGACGCGGCTAGCCGTAGCCGGTCTACGCGGAGGAGGCTCGTGAAAGTGCTACGGGCCGTCCAATTCATCACGCGGTTGAAGAACTGGAGGAATCGCCCACCGGAGGACGGTAAAGCCAAAGAGGAGCAGAAGCCGTCTCCGGAGACGAAGGACAAAAAGCCACCGGAGACGACGGGGAAGGACAAAAAGCCGGCGGACCCGGAGCTGGGgcaagcgaaggagaagacgccggcgccgcagcaagaggaggagaagaaggagaaggaggaggagacgccAGAGGCGAAAGCGCagcggctagaggaggagaaGTCACGGCGGAGGTGGAAGGAACGCGGGGAGGCGCTCCTGCAGGAGATCCTCGAGGCCGCCTTCGAAGCGCTGCTCGCCGGCGAGTTCAACAAGCTCAAGGATCAGTGGCGGCAGTGCCTCCTCACCTTCTCCTTCTTCCCCGTCAACCACAAGGTGAAGAAGCAGGCGGTCACCTACTGGTGGGCCGCCCAGTTCGGCCTCCCGCACCGCCGCGCCCCCAGCGCGGCGGAGCCCCGCGGGTCGGAGGAGATCTTCGCCGAGTTCTGCGCCAGCGGCTTCCTCGAGCCGATCACCAGCCGCTGCAGCGGCGCGTCCCACGGCTGCCGCGTGAACCCGCTCGTCCACTGGATGGTGAAGCGGACGGCGAGGGGCGAATTCGCCGGCCTGGACCAGCACGGCCACCCCACCGTCGATCCGGGCGAGTCCAGGGTCCTCTGCCTCACGGCGAGCCACCGCGAGCTTCTACAGAGGCTAGGCAGGGCCGACGAGTCGCCGTCGGCGCCACCGTCCCCGACGAGAAAACTTTCGAAAGTCAAAACGCCCAGCCAACAAGACCGTCAGCAAAAAGAGGCAAAAGAAGACCGTCAGCAAAAGGAGCCAAATCCAACAGGAACGCCCTCCAAAATAGCCGTCAGCAAACTTGAGGGCGAGACGACA CAAAAGAAGCCAAACCCAACAGGAACGCCTTCCGAAATGGCCGTCAGCAGACTTGAGGGTGAGACGAAG CAAAAGAAGCCAAACCCAATAGGAATGCCTTCCAAAATGGCCGTCAGCAAATTTGAGGGCGAGATGAAG GAGCAACAAAATGAAAATGACAAGATCAATCTCAAGCTTGAGCTCCAGAAGTTTCAAAACATACATGTAATCCTCAACATCAATGCACATGTGTATCGGCTCCCATATTGCTTGTTATCCTTTCTTGGCGATCGCCTGGTAGTCCTACAACTTGGTCGATGGTGGAACTCCGATAATAGCACATACTTGGAGGTGGAGGGGCTAGAGAAACTGAATGCCATCGGCAACCTCAAGAAACTCCGATACCTTGGCATTCGTGGGTTGTCAAAGCTGACGGAGCTACCCAAGAATGTCAACAAACTACAACAACTTGAAGTCCTGGATGTTCGTGGGTGCCAAAACCTGACCCATGTGATGTCATCTACTGTCAGGAACCTTAGGCAGTTGACCCATTTGGATCTCACTGAATGCTACATGCTGGAGCATATTGGATGGGAGATCACCTCCCTCTCAGAGCTTCAAGTATTCAAGGGTTTTGTCTTTGGCATTGATGCACCAAGGAGATATGTATTCCAATGTCGAGATAGGCATGCGTGTCATTTGCAAGACCTCAAGGCGATGAAGAATCTCCAAAAGCTCAGTATCAATGTTACAACTGATGCAAATGTTGACAAGAATGATATGGGGCAACTTAAGCATCTTGAAAGCCTCCAATCACTAACAATAACATGGGGTGAGTTGCCAAGCATCTTAACATCTGCAGaaagagaaaatgagaaaaagCAACTCCTTGAGAGGTGGACTAGCCTAGTGTTGCCGTTAAGTCTTGTGAAACTAGATGTCCGATGCTATCCCAGTGAAGAGATCCCATTTGAGTGGTTTGAACCAAAAGGGGCCATTAAGCCCAAAAACCTCAAGAAACTATATGTGAGAGGTGGAGCCGTTAAGAAACTAAATCTTCCCAAAGATAACAATATTAAGACTCTGCGCCTAAGATATCTCAAGGAATTTAAAatgaaatgggaagaaatattGGGTATGATGAACAATCTCCATTATGTGGAAGTTGTTTACAAGGATCCTAAGGTGATGAAGAGTGAAAAGATAAAACATCAAACAGATAATGTCGAGCTACAACCTCACATAATTAAGGAGAAGGAAAAGAAGgtaaaggaggaagaggaaaaatGTATGGCGGAgatcaaaaaaaatatgaggATACCAGATTCTACCTTGGATGAGCATGGGGTGTGGAAGAAGGATCAAAAGGAAGCTGATCAAAAGAAggcaaaggaggaagaggaaaaaCATATGGCGGAgatcaaaaaaaatatgggcATACCAGATTCTACCTTGGATGAGCATCGGGTGTCGAAGAATGATCAAAAGGAAGTTGATCAAAACAAGAAGGGCAAAGGCTGTGAGGGTGATGGGGATGGAAGCAAAG aacaaaaggaaaaaacaagtAGGCGGTCCTAA
- the LOC107277741 gene encoding uncharacterized protein isoform X1, with protein sequence MDGPSGATDTANAAGGDATLAVPPPPPLLTGTAVPPPPPAAAQPQPQQATVAEGDPPPPATGSAEEVAGNGEPPQPPATDPASEPTAPPEPQRATEEKKGDEPPPPASTGVKEEVAGHGQPLPPPTSTPASEPPAPPEPKQQQQQQQAGDAAKQAAPSADDEDGGKKRHSRWNFLRNLFRRHKGSLRDAVKAAALTKPRKEEEEKSKKTAGPDEASKLPPPPAPPPAPDDDAASRSRSTRRRLVKVLRAVQFITRLKNWRNRPPEDGKAKEEQKPSPETKDKKPPETTGKDKKPADPELGQAKEKTPAPQQEEEKKEKEEETPEAKAQRLEEEKSRRRWKERGEALLQEILEAAFEALLAGEFNKLKDQWRQCLLTFSFFPVNHKVKKQAVTYWWAAQFGLPHRRAPSAAEPRGSEEIFAEFCASGFLEPITSRCSGASHGCRVNPLVHWMVKRTARGEFAGLDQHGHPTVDPGESRVLCLTASHRELLQRLGRADESPSAPPSPTRKLSKVKTPSQQDRQQKEAKEDRQQKEPNPTGTPSKIAVSKLEGETTQKKPNPTGTPSEMAVSRLEGETKQKKPNPIGMPSKMAVSKFEGEMKEQQNENDKINLKLELQKFQNIHVILNINAHVYRLPYCLLSFLGDRLVVLQLGRWWNSDNSTYLEVEGLEKLNAIGNLKKLRYLGIRGLSKLTELPKNVNKLQQLEVLDVRGCQNLTHVMSSTVRNLRQLTHLDLTECYMLEHIGWEITSLSELQVFKGFVFGIDAPRRYVFQCRDRHACHLQDLKAMKNLQKLSINVTTDANVDKNDMGQLKHLESLQSLTITWGELPSILTSAERENEKKQLLERWTSLVLPLSLVKLDVRCYPSEEIPFEWFEPKGAIKPKNLKKLYVRGGAVKKLNLPKDNNIKTLRLRYLKEFKMKWEEILGMMNNLHYVEVVYKDPKVMKSEKIKHQTDNVELQPHIIKEKEKKVKEEEEKCMAEIKKNMRIPDSTLDEHGVWKKDQKEADQKKAKEEEEKHMAEIKKNMGIPDSTLDEHRVSKNDQKEVDQNKKGKGCEGDGDGSKESSNSQSKVHDGHDSKATINNNVTKVSSESDLTGKEQKEKTSRRS encoded by the exons ATGGACGGGCCCAGCGGCGCAACCGACACGGCCaacgcggccggcggcgacgcaaCGCTGGCTgttcctccgccaccgccgctgctgacCGGAACGGCCgttccgccgcccccgccggcaGCTGCCCAGCCGCAACCACAGCAAGCAACGGTGGCGGAGGgtgacccgccgccgccagcaacCGGTAGTGCAGAGGAGGTGGCCGGCAACGGCGAGCCTCCTCAACCGCCCGCCACTGATCCGGCGAGCGAACCCACTGCGCCGCCGGAACCACAGCGAGCAACAGAGGAGAAGAAGGGTGAcgagccaccaccaccggcatCAACCGGAGTGAAAGAGGAGGTGGCCGGCCATGGCCAGCCTCTTCCACCGCCCACCAGTACTCCGGCGAGCGAGCCCCCTGCGCCGCCGGAAccaaaacagcagcagcagcagcagcaagcaggcgacgcggcgaagcAGGCGGCGCCGTctgccgacgacgaggacggagGTAAAAAGAGGCACAGCCGTTGGAACTTCCTCCGCAACCTCTTCCGCCGCCACAAGGGCTCACTGCGCGACGCCGTGAAGGCCGCCGCTCTCACGAAGCcgcggaaggaggaggaggagaagagcaaGAAGACCGCCGGGCCCGATGAAGCCAgcaagctgccgccgccgccggctccacctCCCGCTCCCGACGATGACGCGGCTAGCCGTAGCCGGTCTACGCGGAGGAGGCTCGTGAAAGTGCTACGGGCCGTCCAATTCATCACGCGGTTGAAGAACTGGAGGAATCGCCCACCGGAGGACGGTAAAGCCAAAGAGGAGCAGAAGCCGTCTCCGGAGACGAAGGACAAAAAGCCACCGGAGACGACGGGGAAGGACAAAAAGCCGGCGGACCCGGAGCTGGGgcaagcgaaggagaagacgccggcgccgcagcaagaggaggagaagaaggagaaggaggaggagacgccAGAGGCGAAAGCGCagcggctagaggaggagaaGTCACGGCGGAGGTGGAAGGAACGCGGGGAGGCGCTCCTGCAGGAGATCCTCGAGGCCGCCTTCGAAGCGCTGCTCGCCGGCGAGTTCAACAAGCTCAAGGATCAGTGGCGGCAGTGCCTCCTCACCTTCTCCTTCTTCCCCGTCAACCACAAGGTGAAGAAGCAGGCGGTCACCTACTGGTGGGCCGCCCAGTTCGGCCTCCCGCACCGCCGCGCCCCCAGCGCGGCGGAGCCCCGCGGGTCGGAGGAGATCTTCGCCGAGTTCTGCGCCAGCGGCTTCCTCGAGCCGATCACCAGCCGCTGCAGCGGCGCGTCCCACGGCTGCCGCGTGAACCCGCTCGTCCACTGGATGGTGAAGCGGACGGCGAGGGGCGAATTCGCCGGCCTGGACCAGCACGGCCACCCCACCGTCGATCCGGGCGAGTCCAGGGTCCTCTGCCTCACGGCGAGCCACCGCGAGCTTCTACAGAGGCTAGGCAGGGCCGACGAGTCGCCGTCGGCGCCACCGTCCCCGACGAGAAAACTTTCGAAAGTCAAAACGCCCAGCCAACAAGACCGTCAGCAAAAAGAGGCAAAAGAAGACCGTCAGCAAAAGGAGCCAAATCCAACAGGAACGCCCTCCAAAATAGCCGTCAGCAAACTTGAGGGCGAGACGACA CAAAAGAAGCCAAACCCAACAGGAACGCCTTCCGAAATGGCCGTCAGCAGACTTGAGGGTGAGACGAAG CAAAAGAAGCCAAACCCAATAGGAATGCCTTCCAAAATGGCCGTCAGCAAATTTGAGGGCGAGATGAAG GAGCAACAAAATGAAAATGACAAGATCAATCTCAAGCTTGAGCTCCAGAAGTTTCAAAACATACATGTAATCCTCAACATCAATGCACATGTGTATCGGCTCCCATATTGCTTGTTATCCTTTCTTGGCGATCGCCTGGTAGTCCTACAACTTGGTCGATGGTGGAACTCCGATAATAGCACATACTTGGAGGTGGAGGGGCTAGAGAAACTGAATGCCATCGGCAACCTCAAGAAACTCCGATACCTTGGCATTCGTGGGTTGTCAAAGCTGACGGAGCTACCCAAGAATGTCAACAAACTACAACAACTTGAAGTCCTGGATGTTCGTGGGTGCCAAAACCTGACCCATGTGATGTCATCTACTGTCAGGAACCTTAGGCAGTTGACCCATTTGGATCTCACTGAATGCTACATGCTGGAGCATATTGGATGGGAGATCACCTCCCTCTCAGAGCTTCAAGTATTCAAGGGTTTTGTCTTTGGCATTGATGCACCAAGGAGATATGTATTCCAATGTCGAGATAGGCATGCGTGTCATTTGCAAGACCTCAAGGCGATGAAGAATCTCCAAAAGCTCAGTATCAATGTTACAACTGATGCAAATGTTGACAAGAATGATATGGGGCAACTTAAGCATCTTGAAAGCCTCCAATCACTAACAATAACATGGGGTGAGTTGCCAAGCATCTTAACATCTGCAGaaagagaaaatgagaaaaagCAACTCCTTGAGAGGTGGACTAGCCTAGTGTTGCCGTTAAGTCTTGTGAAACTAGATGTCCGATGCTATCCCAGTGAAGAGATCCCATTTGAGTGGTTTGAACCAAAAGGGGCCATTAAGCCCAAAAACCTCAAGAAACTATATGTGAGAGGTGGAGCCGTTAAGAAACTAAATCTTCCCAAAGATAACAATATTAAGACTCTGCGCCTAAGATATCTCAAGGAATTTAAAatgaaatgggaagaaatattGGGTATGATGAACAATCTCCATTATGTGGAAGTTGTTTACAAGGATCCTAAGGTGATGAAGAGTGAAAAGATAAAACATCAAACAGATAATGTCGAGCTACAACCTCACATAATTAAGGAGAAGGAAAAGAAGgtaaaggaggaagaggaaaaatGTATGGCGGAgatcaaaaaaaatatgaggATACCAGATTCTACCTTGGATGAGCATGGGGTGTGGAAGAAGGATCAAAAGGAAGCTGATCAAAAGAAggcaaaggaggaagaggaaaaaCATATGGCGGAgatcaaaaaaaatatgggcATACCAGATTCTACCTTGGATGAGCATCGGGTGTCGAAGAATGATCAAAAGGAAGTTGATCAAAACAAGAAGGGCAAAGGCTGTGAGGGTGATGGGGATGGAAGCAAAG AATCTAGTAACTCTCAGAGTAAGGTGCATGATGGTCATGATTCCAAGGCTACTATCAACAATAATGTTACAAAAGTTTCTAGTGAATCCGACCTGACGGGAAAAG aacaaaaggaaaaaacaagtAGGCGGTCCTAA